The stretch of DNA AACTTCTCTTGAGATGTTATTTCTTGCGCTACTTGATGAGAAGGACAGTCCCCCTTGACAGAAGCTTCTTTGCTATTCAGAGATGCAATCATCTTCACAGGTTCTAATGGTACAACATTGCCTGGTAGAACGTCTACTTCAGCGACGATAGTGAGCCTGTCATGCACCAAAAATCCTTCCAATTTATTACGAAGTTTGTCAAGGGGCAAGAAGTCTACAAATCTGCTGATACTCTTGCTATCCATAAAGCATTCCTCTCCTGTCATTATTTCCGAGAAACAGAAGTATTTTGATAAGGATCACAAGCAGAGTCAATAGTGAAATCAAAAAGATATAAGAAGGAATCATCACGCATAGCAGAAACACTATTTGCAGTTTTAGTTACCTATTACTTTGTTATATTGAGGGTTAACATTGACAAGAGTGATGCGATACTTCACTTCTCTTCCCTTTCCTGGTAAGGGAGATCCAGGCGCATGATAAAGATACACGGACAAGCAGTCAACATAAGAACCATCTTTCATAACTCCTCCAGGATGAGCACAAAGACGCCTGTTCCAAAGCAAAGCCACACACATATcttagaataaataaataaaaatccacaataaaaaaataaacatgttCGAATATATCGTTTCTCGCTTTTACCAATTGCAGCCGCCGACCGTGAAGGTGGGAGAGTAGCGGTACTCTGGCTTTGCATCTTGCAAAGatgagaaattttcaaaaacccaAGTGAACTTCTCTTGCATCTTCGAAACCGAACCTGACATAATCATCAAAGGTTTATCGCCAAAGCAAGAAaagtaaaaaccctaattttctaagTTCGTGAACAAAAATACTAACGTGGTTCCAAAGTAGggttagaaaaaaattataagcttTCACCATTCcatcttttcatatatataacctCTGAAATAACCCAAAACTATAGTCgaaccaaaaagtaaattatagtCGAACAAAACTGTCATATTTTAATGGACattttccctctttttttttttttttttttttttataNNNNNNNNNNNNNNNNNNNNNNNNNNNNNNNNNNNNNNNNNNNNNNNNNNNNNNNNNNNNNNNNNNNNNNNNNNNNNNNNNNNNNNNNNNNNNNNNNNNNNNNNNNNNNNNNNNNNNNNNNNNNNNNNNNNNNNNNNNNNNNNNNNNNNNNNNNTCAAACCGACTAAATTAGTcggtttcagttttttctttctctctttcttctttctctcaacCGAACTATAGTCGAACCAAAAAGTAAATTGAATTAAACTAAACCGAACTACGAgctaaccaaaaataatttcgtTAGGGTAATTGAACCAAAAATTTACACatttatttcttaatattataaaaatatgtaattttgtttcatacaaGAAAGCAGAGAACTCTGTTTTTTAAAGTGTGTGCGCCAACAGAGAGCTCTGTTTTTAACCCAGTTTAGTTCATCGTAATCAATATCCAGTCTCCATTTCCTTTCTCGTTTTTTTTCATCAGCCTTAAATCTCTAGAATGTAGAGGAAATGGAGCTAAGATCCGGAAACCAAAGTGCCCACTgtactaaaaataataagatatgtttttggtttctcaAAAAGGGGTGGAGATTTGATTGCATGCGTGAAAACATTGCAACGTTCTTGCAAAACTTAAATCTCACTTTGGATTTCAAATGTTTCacaaagagaacaaagaaaaaaaatcaaggctACGAACTTATTAGAAGAGACTTATTCCGAGACATCAAAAGACAGGGTTTGGCCAATTACTAAGGCCACCAGATACCCTGCAAATCAGCAAACAACATCGTTGAACGAGAGAGGAGCTCTCGCAGTCAAAGCCTCCACCTTTTCCTTGTGCAGCTGAGATTCAAGATccaagaacatctctttcagcTTCTGCAACTGGTCCTCCATAGTTTGTAGCCGGGCCTTACTACCCtgctccatcttcttctttttagagATCTCATCCAGCTTTGTCTTCAGCCAATCCAACTTAAAGCCGGCATCAGTCAGATCAACTAGTGTATCCTCTGCATTGCTCAGATCATTCTCGGAGAGCTTCTCTGGCGACTGGCACATCATCTCAATGAGGCTAAGGAGTGAATCCATGTAAGCTCTTCTGATATGTTTGTTCTTTGGACGGAAGCCTATAGCTATGTCTGGGTGTCTTTTGAAGATATGGCTTACGGATTCTACCTGCCAGCAAGAAGAACAAAGTGAATTATATTGAGAACAAGATTGTCACATTCAGTTTCCAGTTTAGAACTATCTCTCTAATAACAATAAGAAGATCAATCTTGTTCTTACCTGGGAAGAATAAACCTCAAACCCATTGACATCCATTGTTTCCTTTCCTCGTTGAATCTCCATAAGCATTTTTTCAGACGTCCCAGTAACAGATGCCACAGTGTTAAGCCCCCTACCACCATTTTCTACTGTCTGAGAGGCATCCTCCAAGGACTTGTCTTGGTTTAGAGAGCTTCCGGTTATAGCACTATCATTCGAAACATGAGATGAAGcctcatcatcaacattatcTTTAGGTGCATCATCATTTTCACTGTTGGAAACCTCAGTCTCAGCTGCCACAGTGTTACACCTTGTAACATGAGAAGCGTCTGAAGAGGGTTCAGAATATGGAGGTTCAGAATATGATCTTATATAGTTAAGGAGGTTAGGTTAAGAAGGTTTAGCATTCTGTGAGAGTAAAATAATCCTTTGAACGACTCCTGAACTCTCATCTCTTTACAGGAGCCAGTCAATTAATGCCTTATGGATGGAGAATATGAACAGCCTTGGATAAATTAGCCATGACTACGAATTAAATGATGGAAATGGCAATTTATGTTAAAGGAGAGTCTACGTAAAATTAATAGGTTCAGTCACAGTCTCAAGATTACTTTGTCATCAAGATTCATACCATGTGAGAATTCTGCAACGAGATCTAACAAATTTGGTAGCTGAAACATTGATAAAATCAGCCGCAAAAGACTTTTCTCCGCACAAAGTGACAACTTCGGAAATACATAAGAGTTCATTAAGAAAAACTCTTTTATCTTAAAACAAGAATGATCAAACAACATCATCGAAGGAGAGAGGAGTTCTGGTGGCCGACAACTCTGCCTTCTCCATCTCGAACTTGAGCTTCAAATCATGAAGCTGTGCCTCCAATTCTTTCACTCGGGCCTCGCAAGACCGctctttgtctttcttttcttttactttgttcaGCTTCCCCTCCAACCAATCCACCTTAAATCCCACATCTTTCAAGTATGTTAGTGCAATGTCTGCTTCCACCAGATCTTCATTGGAGAGCTCCTCAAGTGGCTGGCACAGTGTCTCGATTAAGCTGGCAAGGAAATTCATAAATGTAGTCCTCAGATGTTGGTTCTTTGCACGGAACTGCACAGCAATGTCAGGGTGCCTTTCAAATATATGCCTCACAGAAAGTACCTGCAagtgaaagaaaagaatatcaAAACCATACCATACAAGTTTATTGGAAACCAAAATCACACCATCATGTATTCaggtttttgagattttattaaaaataaagaatacaaaaagaaagaaaccaaaatcacaCCATCACATCAATAAATAATCTTAACTTCTCTTACCTGTGAAGGATGAACATGAAACCCATTAACCTCTAACTTTCTCAGGGGAatgaaatcatcaaaaacatcTGATGTGCCGAGAACCTCAGCAATAATCGTTAGCTTTCCGTTTACCAAAAAACCACCTTCTTTGGCAAGGACCTCTGAGGGAATTGCATAACCACAGGAAGGAGACTGCTCATCAAAGCAATGATCTGACTCTGTGGCATGCCAGAGATAATATTTTCATACAATGAGAAGATATCAAATCTAAAACCATGAATTTTGAGCAAGAAACTTGAAAACTCTgccatcaaaatcaaacatcTTGGAGCAAACATCATATGACTCCAAGCCAAAACAAGTCACATAACAAATATGCTCATTTTAAGTGAATGTATATGTGTTGTAGTTATAATAACTTAGAATGACTtgggaggaagaaaaaaaattaaatcaacgAGAGAACACTATAAACTGAAATATCACCTTTGTATATGGATAGGTTTTCAGATAGTTGATTTACTATCTTTAAGCGAACTTTTACAGCTTCAGAAGGCAACGATTGACAATCAGCAACGCACAAAGACAGATACAGAAACACAAGGTCACATTCAGCAAGAAGATGCCTACCGGAGAAAAACCACgaaagaaattaatatgaatCACCAGAACCGACAAGGGCGTAAAAATATTTgcaagaaaagttttttttattgaataccATTCGAGGCCACCGATCACGAATGGATCAGAATAACACTTGTCAGAATTAAAGGAGAAGTTTTGAAGCACCCACACGAACTCCTTTCCAACTTGCTTCTCCATTGATGTCATGTATGGTTCCTAGCAAACAAATACGCTCTTTAGCAAACCTAAGTTCAACACTTAGAAATACAGCTAGGTCCAAAATTCATATAATAAGGTAATATCCGGGATAGCCGGATCCGGATACGGATATCCTAAAAAGGCCAGATATCCGGATCCGGCCCAAGCCTACCTGTGAAGGAAGAATTTGAAACGCATTGACATCCAAGCTTTCTTTTGTCTTAGTCAGCAGTTTGGATGCCTTTTCGGATTCCACTGATACATCTAATCCGCCAATAACAGATAAGACCTTTATTTCAGCTACAATCATGAGTTCTCCATTTACCACAAACCCGGCATCTTCTGCGAGAAGTTAAGTAAAGGGTATCATGGATGCAAAACCCCAATAGCAGCGAGGAGGAATCCCATCAAACCAATGCTTTGTTTCTGTAACATCACAAAAATGGATTTGATCCCATTGTTTAATGTACACACCAGATTTGAGCACAAAAAGTACTATGCACCAATAGATCGAACTTCAATGTTCAAAGCTTAGCACAAAATATTAGAGCTAACCTAAACTACCTAGAGATCCAATGTAGACAAGTGTTAGAGCAACAAATAATAACAAGACTCACGGATAATGATATGGAGAGAATAAATTTTGCAATTATTAAAcagaaaatgaattaagtaGTGATCAGCCATAGAAAGAATCACCTTCCCATACTGAGAGTTTTTTCGAAAGTTGGTTTACTATTGTAAAGCGGAAATAGGCTTTTCTTCTCCACTCAAACGTCGATGATTCACAATCAGCAACATGCCCCAGATAAAGAGACAAGTATTCGACGTCATATTGCTTGAGACGGGATGCTCGAAGTTGCCTGTCAGAAAGGAAACCAAATTAAGAATCAGAACAACTCTGGAGAATATCAAATAAACCTATA from Camelina sativa cultivar DH55 chromosome 9, Cs, whole genome shotgun sequence encodes:
- the LOC109126485 gene encoding MATH domain and coiled-coil domain-containing protein At3g58440-like, with the protein product MSGSVSKMQEKFTWVFENFSSLQDAKPEYRYSPTFTVGGCNWRLCAHPGGVMKDGSYVDCLSVYLYHAPGSPLPGKGREVKYRITLVNVNPQYNKVIGEECFMDSKSISRFVDFLPLDKLRNKLEGFLVHDRLTIVAEVDVLPGNVVPLEPVKMIASLNSKEASVKGDCPSHQVAQEITSQEKLNNDAGSDELRIYSMIRWGMCPMLILIVSFVLVYCLDLLAL